One Rubripirellula amarantea DNA segment encodes these proteins:
- a CDS encoding polysaccharide biosynthesis tyrosine autokinase translates to MATSTENTSLRTQLSNRLSSDEDNDGLEIFAILSRQRWLIGLLTLAGLAVGLIYALNAEVWYRSQAKVLINEKSAGLGAGSAATDIIDEDILANHMELLQSRLIVGEALESNGLMNLESITPHLGDSGDPVEYVIDRLELVKGGDGSAKTARSLNIALTHTDPEDTQLILTAVLKRYEQFIINQVEQVMGRANEMVNKAKTEVETDLVAAEQEYLTARQEAPLFFQGEGSSNIYQDRYRRLQEQLLDIDIQESTIRTRLERVEETLSEMDEEKSTAADQLDKLALIDSESLERLGVFAGLQMNSANTAEFRAAMPAQTEKARAEITHLLQLNSEKQRLTAVFGPGHPKVQDIQSEIESVKAFLQENDELAEPAAMFADSTLTPTGLLRAYVGFLNHDMSALNEQRKELTFLAADAEEKAKALIEYELKDLVLQKKISRQEALFDGVVQQLRDLDTASGLSGYLYEFLEVPRLGKKSWPKLPICGLGGLMLGLFSGLVLAVANEVRDRRFRSASELDEAIGLPNLGMVAKLNSIREGISGLIAAENSPNAEAFRLGRTVLLPEIRSGELRVLGFTSPMQGDGKSTVTSNFAVSFSQIGLKVLVIDADLRRPSVHRYFSVAKGAGLCDVLEGREQFKDMIRETEAEGVHVVTAGSSPKMAAELLQSDKLDEVIAEAREMYDLVLVDLPPVLAVSDPIVVMPRLDGGVLVVRVSRVRRDEVINTMRRIESSGGNFVGCMLNAFGAGKKFNVEGGYYGYYRSDYSRPASKNGSSKRIASPARASSIPTDMN, encoded by the coding sequence ATGGCGACCTCCACAGAAAACACCAGCTTGCGAACACAGCTCTCCAATCGCCTTTCGAGCGACGAGGACAACGACGGTCTGGAGATCTTCGCGATTCTCAGTCGCCAACGTTGGTTGATCGGCTTGCTAACTCTCGCCGGGTTGGCGGTTGGGCTCATCTACGCTCTCAACGCGGAAGTATGGTATCGCTCGCAAGCGAAGGTGCTGATCAATGAAAAGAGCGCGGGCTTGGGTGCGGGATCCGCAGCCACCGACATCATTGATGAAGACATCCTGGCCAACCACATGGAATTGCTGCAAAGCCGCTTGATCGTTGGCGAAGCACTGGAATCCAACGGGTTGATGAATCTCGAATCCATCACACCTCACCTGGGCGATTCGGGTGATCCCGTCGAGTACGTGATTGATCGTTTGGAATTGGTAAAGGGCGGTGACGGATCAGCTAAGACAGCACGTAGCCTGAACATTGCTTTAACTCACACCGACCCCGAAGACACCCAGTTGATTTTGACCGCGGTGCTGAAACGCTACGAGCAATTCATCATCAATCAAGTTGAGCAGGTGATGGGTCGCGCCAACGAAATGGTCAACAAGGCCAAGACCGAAGTTGAGACCGATCTGGTGGCGGCTGAACAAGAATATTTGACGGCCAGACAGGAAGCACCGTTGTTCTTCCAAGGTGAAGGAAGCAGCAATATCTACCAGGATCGCTATCGCCGTCTGCAGGAACAATTGCTCGACATTGATATTCAAGAATCCACCATTCGCACGCGATTGGAACGGGTCGAAGAAACTCTTTCAGAAATGGACGAGGAAAAAAGCACAGCGGCGGATCAACTAGACAAGTTAGCGTTGATCGATAGCGAGAGCCTTGAACGATTAGGAGTTTTTGCAGGGCTGCAAATGAATTCAGCGAATACGGCTGAGTTCCGAGCCGCGATGCCTGCTCAGACGGAAAAAGCACGAGCCGAAATCACTCACCTGTTACAACTCAACAGCGAAAAGCAACGTCTTACCGCTGTCTTTGGCCCTGGGCATCCAAAGGTTCAAGATATTCAAAGCGAAATTGAATCGGTCAAGGCGTTCCTGCAAGAGAACGACGAGCTTGCGGAACCAGCGGCGATGTTCGCTGATAGCACACTAACACCTACGGGATTGTTACGGGCTTACGTCGGTTTCCTGAATCACGACATGTCTGCGCTTAATGAACAACGCAAAGAATTAACTTTCTTGGCCGCTGATGCGGAAGAGAAAGCAAAAGCGTTGATCGAATACGAATTAAAAGATTTGGTCCTGCAAAAGAAAATCTCTCGCCAGGAAGCTTTGTTCGATGGCGTTGTTCAACAACTCCGCGACCTCGATACTGCGAGTGGTTTGAGTGGCTACCTTTACGAGTTCTTGGAAGTTCCACGCCTTGGTAAAAAGTCATGGCCGAAATTGCCCATCTGCGGTCTCGGTGGACTAATGCTTGGACTTTTCTCTGGATTGGTACTCGCGGTGGCCAATGAAGTTCGTGATCGACGCTTCCGTTCGGCGTCAGAACTCGACGAAGCAATCGGCCTCCCCAACTTGGGAATGGTTGCGAAGTTGAACTCGATCCGAGAAGGCATCTCTGGATTGATCGCTGCGGAAAACTCCCCCAACGCGGAAGCTTTCCGACTCGGGCGTACGGTCCTGTTGCCTGAGATTCGCTCGGGTGAATTGCGAGTACTTGGTTTTACCAGCCCGATGCAGGGGGACGGAAAATCGACGGTCACGTCCAACTTTGCCGTTTCGTTCTCGCAAATTGGCTTGAAGGTGCTGGTCATTGACGCCGACCTTCGTCGACCAAGTGTTCACCGCTATTTCTCTGTCGCGAAGGGAGCTGGCCTTTGCGATGTCCTTGAAGGGCGTGAACAGTTCAAAGATATGATTCGCGAAACGGAAGCCGAAGGCGTCCATGTGGTCACAGCCGGGTCGTCACCCAAGATGGCAGCAGAACTACTTCAATCCGACAAGTTGGATGAAGTGATTGCTGAGGCTCGCGAAATGTACGACTTGGTTCTTGTTGACTTGCCGCCCGTGCTAGCCGTCTCGGATCCGATCGTCGTCATGCCTCGACTTGACGGCGGAGTCTTGGTGGTACGCGTTTCGCGTGTTCGTCGTGACGAGGTAATCAATACAATGAGACGGATCGAGTCTTCGGGCGGTAACTTCGTCGGTTGTATGCTCAACGCGTTCGGTGCTGGCAAGAAGTTCAATGTCGAAGGCGGATATTACGGTTACTACCGCAGCGACTATTCAAGGCCAGCCAGCAAGAATGGTTCGTCCAAGCGAATCGCATCGCCGGCACGCGCGTCGTCGATTCCAACGGACATGAACTAA